One stretch of Brettanomyces nanus chromosome 4, complete sequence DNA includes these proteins:
- the MET16 gene encoding 3'-phosphoadenylsulfate reductase (BUSCO:EOG09343JUT) has product MSLIYKDTLKISQAQLDHWNKTLSNLNPDEIIKWAILTFPNLYQTTAFGLSGLCILDILNKLGFIVELVFIDTLYHFPQTLDLISKVKTRYPDHKLHVFKPEGCYTEEQFRDKYGDELWEKDQLKYDFVAKVEPLERAYKQLNIQAVFTGRRRSQGAARAQLPVVDIDEAVGIVKINPLVNWSFEDVQKYIKLHNVPYNELLDLGYKSVGDWHSTSPVKEGEDERSGRWKGQVKTECGIHQTSKYRKFSEQEEQLDK; this is encoded by the coding sequence ATGTCACTAATATATAAGGACACCTTGAAAATCAGTCAAGCTCAACTAGATCACTGGAACAAAACACTCAGTAATCTAAACCCTGACGAGATTATTAAGTGGGCCATTTTGACTTTCCCAAACTTATATCAGACAACGGCTTTTGGGCTCAGTGGATTGTGTATTCTGGACATTCTGAATAAGTTAGGTTTCATCGTAGAACTGGTATTCATCGATACGTTGTACCATTTCCCGCAGACGCTGGATCTCATTTCTAAAGTGAAAACCAGATATCCTGACCACAAATTACACGTGTTCAAGCCCGAGGGTTGTTATACGGAGGAGCAGTTCAGAGATAAATATGGTGACGAACTTTGGGAAAAGGACCAGCTAAAATATGATTTCGTGGCCAAAGTGGAACCCTTGGAAAGAGCTTATAAACAGCTTAATATTCAGGCTGTGTTTACAGGTAGACGAAGATCTCAAGGTGCAGCCAGAGCCCAGTTACCCGTTGTGGATATTGACGAGGCTGTGGGAATAGTGAAGATTAATCCACTAGTCAACTGGAGCTTTGAGGATGTTCAGAAATACATTAAGTTGCACAACGTTCCCTATAACGAACTTTTAGATTTGGGCTATAAATCGGTGGGGGACTGGCATTCCACTTCCCCAGTTAAGGAGGGAGAAGACGAGAGAAGTGGAAGATGGAAGGGTCAAGTAAAGACTGAGTGTGGAATTCACCAGACATCGAAGTACAGAAAGTTTTCagagcaagaagaacagcTAGATAAATGA
- a CDS encoding uncharacterized protein (BUSCO:EOG09343MUE) — MPRLEEWEIKKYWQIFCGLKPDDNRLSKEQLDPVFKNSHLPEEILSQIWDLADIDKDLELDFEEFCIAMRIIFDMVNGNIKVVPESLPGWLIPGSKRSLIGGDDSSDSAANNGSDSDDDVSLSDDFDWYISPTDKSTYETVYNASCDRFGRISFNSLNDLYKTLEKVPATDASSAWNLVNPKQSENIDRDQCMVFLHILNQRSHGRRVPRSVPSSLRATFSKEQPEYDITSHQADVKPQKPIVNGRFASSYLKKMGVSSGSNTDDLENTNDKDWEEVKLRRELKELTDTLDRVEKAKKGKSNKLSMAKYEYEQLLKYKESQLKELGKNSDLRVARESIKGIEGQIQQLKEFFEVERNELIEVNK; from the coding sequence ATGCCGCGTCTAGAAGAGTGGGAAATCAAAAAGTATTGGCAGATCTTCTGTGGTTTGAAGCCCGATGATAACAGACTAAGCAAGGAGCAGCTTGACCCTGTTTTCAAGAACTCTCACTTACCGGAGGAAATACTGTCGCAAATATGGGACTTGGCAGATATTGATAAAGACCTGGAGTTGGATTTCGAGGAATTTTGCATAGCAATGAGGATTATTTTTGATATGGTGAACGGAAATATCAAAGTGGTTCCAGAATCACTACCGGGATGGCTTATTCCTGGATCTAAAAGAAGTTTAATTGGAGGAGATGATAGTAGTGATAGTGCTGCAAACAACGGCAGTGATAGTGACGATGATGTCTCACTCAGCGATGATTTTGATTGGTACATATCTCCCACGGACAAGTCAACCTATGAGACTGTCTACAATGCATCGTGCGATCGTTTTGGTCGAATCAGCTTCAACTCGTTGAACGACTTATACAAGACGTTGGAAAAAGTGCCAGCAACGGATGCCTCATCTGCTTGGAACCTTGTGAATCCGAAACAGTCGGAAAATATTGATAGGGATCAGTGTATGGTGTTTTTACATATTCTCAATCAGAGATCACATGGGAGAAGGGTGCCTAGATCAGTTCCCTCATCATTGAGAGCGACATTTTCTAAAGAGCAGCCTGAATATGACATTACGTCACACCAGGCAGATGTTAAACCGCAAAAACCGATTGTGAACGGACGTTTTGCCTCTtcatatttgaagaaaatgggAGTCTCCAGTGGCTCGAACACggatgatcttgaaaataCAAACGACAAAGATTGGGAAGAAGTGAAACTTAGAAGAGAACTTAAAGAACTTACGGACACTTTAGACAGAGTagagaaggccaagaaagGTAAGAGCAATAAGCTCAGTATGGCCAAATATGAGTATGAGCAGTTGCTTAAGTATAAAGAGAGTCAATTGAAGGAGCTTGGGAAGAATAGCGATTTAAGGGTGGCCAGAGAGAGTATTAAGGGGATAGAAGGACAGATTCAACAGTTAAAAGAgttttttgaagttgaaaggAATGAGTTAATAGAAGTAAACAAATAA
- a CDS encoding uncharacterized protein (EggNog:ENOG41): protein MNLFVTGTAQGEVKLFKYDAQKLEDSVLPFNTYDSSLGLPNCTTVGVYGKEVDLDDVENDAVVMSWRTKRHKGSCRDVKFDCQGEYIYTAGSDGVIKKADVSTGKVVAKIERNDSAEAEEGVEATITRILTVPNKPFLIVGDEDGNVKCYDTNSMEKLYELKKVHGDAVNGICHCAPKSDYKFVSIGSLTLANWDIRKEKVIHKSESQDDEVLSCAWVDQDTQKTMICGMAEGIVTVWKPEYNEFEDQISRINLDKEESAESVISAMDSNDRYGYVGMSNGIVSKIDIAHGRKIEQIFHTEKDDDSVSILDLDHEYRLVSAGIDKLKLWSNKGNDDNDDAASIASSDSSSGPPNKKLKPQALPTISSHGITKFDDL, encoded by the exons ATGAA TCTATTTGTTACTGGAACAGCTCAAGGAGAGGTCAAGCTGTTCAAATATGATGCTCAAAAGTTGGAAGATTCTGTTCTTCCTTTCAATACATATGATTCTAGCTTAGGGCTACCGAATTGTACCACCGTTGGAGTGTATGGTAAGGAAGTTGATCTTGATGACGTTGAGAACGATGCTGTAGTGATGTCTTGGAGGACAAAAAGACACAAGGGAAGCTGTCGAGATGTCAAATTTGACTGCCAGGgagaatatatatatacgGCAGGTAGCGATGGTGTGATCAAGAAAGCTGATGTGAGCACGGGTAAAGTTGTGGCGAAAATTGAAAGGAATGATAGtgctgaagctgaagaaggagtagAAGCTACTATTACTAGAATTTTGACGGTTCCTAACAAGCCTTTTTTGATTGtaggagatgaagatggaaatgTTAAATGCTATGATACAAATAGTATGGAGAAATTGTatgagttgaagaaagttcaTGGGGATGCCGTGAATGGAATCTGCCATTGTGCTCCCAAATCGGACTACAAGTTTGTGAGTATAGGATCATTAACTTTAGCCAACTGGGATAtcagaaaggagaaagtgATTCATAAAAGCGAGAGTCAGGATGATGAGGTCCTCTCGTGTGCTTGGGTAGACCAGGATACGCAAAAGACGATGATATGTGGAATGGCAGAAGGTATTGTGACCGTGTGGAAGCCTGAATATAACGAATTTGAGGACCAGATCTCACGAATTAATCTGGATAAAGAGGAGTCTGCGGAATCCGTTATCAGTGCCATGGATAGTAACGATAGATATGGATATGTGGGGATGTCCAACGGTATTGTGAGCAAGATTGATATAGCTCACGGAAGAAAAATCGAACAGATTTTTCATACTgaaaaggatgatgatagtGTCAGtattttggatttggaCCACGAGTATCGGTTAGTTAGCGCTGGAATTGATAAGCTAAAGTTATGGAGTAATAAGGGTAATGACGACAATGACGACGCTGCCAGTATTGCTTCTTCcgattcctcttctggtcCACCTAATAAGAAGCTAAAGCCACAGGCCCTTCCTACGATATCATCCCATGGAATTACTAAGTTTGACGATTTATAG
- a CDS encoding uncharacterized protein (BUSCO:EOG093449P5), which produces MTTETRFDPDTALGNVQNELSDIIETFVHLGVQVHDFQGTEEAKLGLANNINKVVSELEKLSDKPDLKSIAIPLDIINYVEDGRNPDIYTREFVEVVRKLNQYLNGKSLALQNFRNTLGAAIKQEFPELADQVDDIKARTDLDDKK; this is translated from the coding sequence ATGACTACGGAAACCAGATTTGATCCAGATACAGCTCTTGGCAACGTTCAAAATGAACTCTCAGATATCATAGAGACATTCGTTCATCTTGGTGTTCAGGTGCACGACTTCCAAGGAACGGAAGAAGCCAAACTCGGATTGGCCAACAATATTAATAAAGTTGTAAGTGAGTTAGAGAAATTAAGTGATAAGCCGGATTTAAAGTCTATTGCCATCCCCCTAGATATTATCAACTACGTAGAAGATGGACGAAATCCCGATATCTACACTCGAGAATTCGTAGAGGTGGTAAGAAAACTCAACCAATATCTCAACGGAAAATCGTTAGCATTACAGAATTTCAGAAACACTTTAGGAGCGGCTATAAAGCAAGAATTCCCAGAATTAGCTGACCAGGTGGATGATATAAAGGCAAGAACCGATCTAGACGATAAGAAATAG
- the RHO1 gene encoding GTP-binding protein Rho1 (BUSCO:EOG09342P7R): MSTAQMPKIRKKLVIVGDGACGKTCLLIVFSKGAFPELYVPTVFENYVADVEVDGRRIELALWDTAGQEDYDRLRPLSYPDSNVILICFAVSAPDTLENVEEKWISEVLHFCQGVPIILVGCKIDLRNDPRTIEQLSQVGQRPVSTAEGQDIAEKIKALTYMECSAKLNQGVREVFETATRAALQTKEKKEKKKKCVVL; this comes from the coding sequence ATGTCTACAGCCCAGATGCCTAAGAttagaaagaagttggtgatTGTCGGAGATGGTGCTTGCGGTAAGACATGTCTTTTGATTGTTTTTTCTAAAGGAGCCTTTCCAGAACTCTATGTGCCAACAGTGTTTGAAAACTATGTGGCAGATGTTGAAGtagatggaagaagaatagaatTGGCCCTTTGGGATACTGCAGGCCAGGAAGATTACGATAGATTGAGACCTCTTTCGTACCCAGATTCGAACGTGATTTTAATCTGTTTCGCCGTGAGTGCTCCAGATACTTTGGAgaatgttgaagagaagtGGATCTCAGAAGTGCTACATTTCTGTCAAGGTGTTCCTATAATTCTTGTTGGATGTAAGATCGATCTCAGAAATGATCCTCGTACCATCGAACAGTTGTCTCAGGTTGGTCAAAGACCTGTCTCTACTGCTGAGGGACAGGATATTGCTGAGAAAATTAAAGCTCTTACTTATATGGAATGTTCTGCCAAGTTGAACCAGGGTGTTAGAGAGGTCTTTGAGACCGCTACCAGAGCTGCTTTACAAaccaaggagaagaaggagaagaagaagaagtgtGTTGTTCTATGA
- a CDS encoding uncharacterized protein (EggNog:ENOG41), whose product MKDSEIDIMKCDCSHDISVVNSDDDMTPLALIEDYIEEPEYSRGDIKRAHKRVSVMDFKQSMRCDKETEMKEISSGLSCRPIFGSNTTESVLGLSGSTLKIMQESGVDINNNFNIASATSSISYNEDPYMLDALVNQQKMSQTSLKYCIICEKPLYERSNLIPIDRNYREIVCCNCFQEYESMWAILKRMNISTQIDNTDDCTFATLSKDETVTQANKKRRYQTQSADAKSQ is encoded by the exons ATGAAGGATAGTGAAATAGACATTATGAAATGTGATTGCTCACATGATATTTCAGTAGTGaatagtgatgatgatatgaCACCGTTAGCTCTTATTGAGGATTACATAGAAGAGCCTGAATATTCAAGAGGTGACATTAAGCGAGCGCATAAGAGAGTGTCTGTAATGGACTTCAAGCAATCGATGAGATGCGACAAAGAGacagaaatgaaagagatttCTTCTGGACTTTCATGTCGACCCATTTTTGGATCTAATACTACTGAATCCGTTTTGGGACTATCAGGTTCTACGCTGAAAATCATGCAGGAATCTGGcgttgatatcaataaTAACTTCAATATTGCATCTGCTACATCCTCCATCTCCTACAACGAAGACCCATACATGTTAGATGCTCTGGTAAACCAGCAGAAGATGTCCCAAACATCATTGAAATACTGCATTATCTGTGAAAAACCGCTCTACGAAAGAAGTAACTTGATTCCAATCGATAGAAACTATAGAGAAATCGTCTGCTGCAACTGCTTCCAGGAATACGAAAGTATGTGGGCCATCCTTAAGCGGATGAATATTTCTACACAGATTGATAATACTGATGATTGCACTTTTGCCACTCTCTCTAAAGACGAAACAGTG ACTCAAGCAAATAAGAAACGACGATACCAGACTCAGAGTGCAGATGCAAAATCGCAGTAA
- a CDS encoding uncharacterized protein (BUSCO:EOG09340OLQ), with product MSLETRTYVNQFMVAVDQTSDRPKEAVTELILMIEANKLSLLDFIKNMGDFLTEESENVRSRSLLLLSSVLSQIDKNQLMVQDIKVLLAFYTSKLDDVKCTKEILLGIDALIKMVRFPSDELDNLLVQITNKYHPTDQLASTRCVAFDILRDLLSKFEDHLVACLNDQFIDAFVNITTNEKDPKNLMSSFQLNKSISMKFDIGAKEEDMFDCIFCYFPISFKAPDNNPYEITGDQLKKALRDCMSSNSVYAKEAFPNLVEKMASTSPSVKMDVLMTIKQCIENYTASTVEEYWISLWNSLKFEILHRELASADNIHDMFKYYENAESEDERTVAVTLQIFESFSRKFVDTGMNSYRDYLILVFDSLKEYLSDPESTKLKQATVIISVMCGANLNTYNLLVPKTMEAFLAPLKKDDISIKDQRALLRNVPFMLDSYHQLFNERGLAIQPTNCMFRFKDDIHTLLSRALLSTSTLEVTLRCLAIKLVLKLFKLKGFLEPEECQLIAQSLTDVLLEDDNPQTFSQALDALTSIARDYPMIILEYTIPKLVILLPDSARESASHSLNTVDMSKEKVLDVLFIISDNRLIINSVVIRLLNKLEAVLKRKDDIAEEYYAKLLLFSLSKILEKLTYADSTNEYLKKFIPRFLSLVLPALVIDQESCLYKDSIAAEYIGRILKEVVAKCDGSFHQQLFNDAFKLFVEGKCTDNDNSLLHTPLSECINIEDSRYATSFIVFTGICSTVDYRTVIFPVDPGDFVDSSIEILHREKLNLVERQAVLQTISLVVNKWFKKEQKEYLQKKSEKLEAETEGSSSTASIATALEVYAWLTKGLLLKNDEMSEEFVQHLIRLLENGGTVSHLVSRCFEILVADADGFTMYKRPGAFGKLVVLNVNVRTFYKQKFVDSTLPVLIEKFRDSGSNRKEYLLTISLIIKYAEKQVIMPHLKEIMPVVMTALTQKSSLIISSALSILEIAIEEAGELVREHLSEIIPRLLQIIKQQGSGKGAEVKIKAFECLMGVSKYEIHLLQPFKKEIIKESLVGLDDDKRSVRKLACNCRQVYYELGESEE from the coding sequence ATGTCGCTGGAAACTCGAACTTATGTCAACCAATTTATGGTTGCTGTGGATCAGACATCTGATAGACCAAAGGAGGCCGTGACAGAATTGATCCTAATGATAGAAGCCAATAAGCTCTCATTGTTAGacttcatcaaaaatatGGGAGACTTTCTAACTGAAGAGTCTGAAAATGTGAGATCACGCTCATTATTACTTCTCTCGTCTGTTTTATCTCAGATTGATAAGAACCAGTTGATGGTACAGGATATCAAGGTTCTGTTGGCTTTCTATACGTCTAAATTAGACGATGTGAAATGTACAAAGGAGATTCTTTTGGGAATCGATGCTCTAATCAAGATGGTTAGGTTTCCATCTGATGAGTTAGACAATTTATTAGTTCAAATAACCAATAAATACCATCCCACTGATCAATTGGCCTCAACAAGATGCGTTGCTTTTGATATACTAAGAGATCTGTTGTCCAAATTTGAGGATCACTTGGTAGCTTGTCTTAACGATCAATTTATTGACGCATTTGTTAATATAACCACCAATGAGAAGGATCCAAAGAATTTGATGTCTTCCTTCCAGTTGAATAAGAGCATCTCGATGAAATTCGATATCGGtgccaaagaagaggatatGTTTGATTGTATTTTCTGCTATTTTCCTATATCTTTCAAGGCGCCAGACAATAATCCCTACGAAATCACGGGGGATCAACTTAAAAAGGCACTGAGAGATTGTATGTCGTCCAATTCTGTCTATGCAAAGGAAGCTTTTCCAAACCTTGTTGAGAAAATGGCTTCGACATCTCCTTCTGTCAAGATGGATGTTCTGATGACAATCAAACAGTGTATAGAGAATTACACAGCCTCTACTGTGGAAGAGTACTGgatttctctttggaattCACTTAAATTCGAGATTTTGCATCGAGAGTTGGCCAGTGCTGATAATATTCATGATATGTTCAAATACTATGAAAATGCAGAAAGCGAAGACGAAAGAACCGTGGCTGTTACTCTTCAGATTTTTGAGTCGTTCTCAAGAAAGTTCGTTGACACTGGAATGAATTCTTATCGTGACTACTTGATCTTGGTGTTTGattcattgaaagagtatCTTAGCGATCCAGAAAGCACTAAGCTTAAGCAGGCCACAGTTATCATATCTGTCATGTGTGGTGCCAACCTCAATACATATAATTTACTTGTTCCCAAGACAATGGAGGCGTTTCTTGctcctttgaagaaggatgataTAAGCATTAAAGACCAAAGAGCGCTACTTCGAAATGTCCCATTCATGTTGGATAGCTACCACCAGTTGTTCAACGAACGTGGGCTTGCAATTCAACCTACAAATTGTATGTTCAGATTTAAGGACGATATTCATACTCTTCTAAGCCGTGCTTTACTCTCAACATCTACCTTGGAAGTCACTCTGCGTTGTTTGGCAATCAAATTGGTTCTGAAACTTTTTAAGTTGAAAGGGTTCTTGGAACCAGAAGAGTGTCAGTTAATTGCGCAATCATTGACGGATGTGttacttgaagatgacaatCCACAGACATTTTCTCAGGCATTGGATGCACTTACCAGTATAGCCAGAGACTATCCAATGATCATTTTGGAGTATACCATTCCGAAATTAGTCATCTTACTTCCTGATAGTGCTCGagaatctgcttctcaCTCATTGAATACTGTGGATATGTCGAAAGAAAAGGTTTTGGATGTGTTGTTTATCATTTCTGACAATCGGCTTATTATCAATTCGGTAGTCATTCGGCTTTTGAATAAGTTGGAGGCAGTTCttaaaagaaaagatgatATTGCAGAGGAATACTATGCGAAGTTGttactcttctctctttctaaGATTCTAGAGAAATTGACCTATGCCGATTCTACTAATgagtacttgaagaagttcattCCTCGTTTCCTATCGCTTGTGCTTCCCGCTCTAGTCATCGACCAAGAATCATGCCTTTATAAAGATTCAATTGCAGCAGAGTACATTGGTCggattttgaaagaagtAGTGGCTAAATGTGACGGTTCCTTTCACCAACAATTGTTCAACGATGCTTTCAAGTTGTTTGTTGAGGGAAAATGTACGGATAATGATAATAGTCTTCTTCATACACCACTTAGTGAGTGTATTAACATTGAAGACAGCAGATATGCAACGTCATTCATTGTCTTTACTGGAATTTGCTCTACTGTAGATTATAGGACTGTGATCTTTCCAGTGGATCCAGGTGATTTTGTGGACTCTTCCATTGAAATTCTTCACAGAGAAAAGCTTAATCTAGTGGAGAGGCAGGCAGTTCTACAGACTATCTCGTTAGTGGTGAACAAATGGTTTaaaaaagaacagaagGAGTAtttacagaagaagagtgagaagttggaggcTGAAACAGAGGGTTCTTCCAGTACTGCTAGTATTGCCACAGCATTGGAAGTTTATGCATGGTTAACTAAGGGATTGctattgaagaatgatgagaTGAGTGAAGAGTTTGTACAACACTTGATAAGATTGTTGGAAAATGGTGGTACAGTGTCTCATTTAGTTTCCCGTTGTTTTGAAATCTTGGTAGCTGATGCCGATGGCTTTACTATGTATAAACGACCAGGAGCGTTTGGCAAACTGGTGGTGTTGAATGTGAACGTTCGGACATTCTACAAGCAAAAGTTCGTGGATTCAACTTTGCCTGTTCTCATTGAGAAATTTAGGGATTCTGGATCCAACCGCAAAGAATATCTCCTAACGATTTCTCTTATTATAAAGTATGCGGAGAAACAGGTGATCATGCCCCATTTGAAGGAAATTATGCCAGTGGTAATGACGGCATTGACTCAAAAATCGAGTTTAATTATTTCGTCTGCTTTGAGTATCTTAGAAATAGCCATCGAGGAGGCAGGTGAACTGGTTCGTGAACATCTCTCTGAGATAATTCCAAGATTGTTACAGATAATTAAGCAGCAAGGTAGTGGCAAAGGAGCAGAGGTGAAGATTAAAGCCTTTGAGTGTCTTATGGGAGTTTCCAAATATGAGATACATTTACTACAACCTTTTAAGAAGGAAATTATTAAGGAAAGTTTGGTTGGATTGGACGATGATAAGAGAAGCGTCAGGAAGTTGGCATGTAATTGTCGACAGGTTTACTACGAGCTAGGAGAAAGCGAAGAGTAG
- the ALI1 gene encoding Putative NADH-ubiquinone oxidoreductase 30.4 kDa subunit, mitochondrial — protein sequence MLSRISTIFGKRLICVRGFTTGAVVATKAAAAAAAAATTTGARAASKPSSNEPTYEDLPNPRGLPRPSTIDLHRPIVDPKDKYKEQSEELHKFGRYIMGCMPKFIQQFSVWKDELTVYVAPSGLRPVGVFLRDHTSAQFKACMDVTAADYPTKHNRFDVMYDLLSVRFNSRIRIKTYASEVSPVPSLVPVWPGCNWFERETYDLYGIFFEEHPDLRRILTDYGFEGHPLRKDFPTTGYTEVRYDAEKRRIVYEPLEMTQAWRNFSVGSSVWDQVGDGVDVTPADFKLPKPEIEEEEDKKKGKK from the coding sequence ATGTTGAGTCGAATCAGTACGATTTTTGGCAAGCGATTGATTTGTGTTAGAGGATTTACGACTGGTGCAGTTGTTGCCACTAAagcggcagcagcagcagcagcagcagccacCACCACTGGTGCTCGGGCTGCAAGTAAGCCTTCCAGCAATGAACCTACTTATGAAGACTTACCCAATCCAAGAGGCCTGCCACGGCCATCCACGATTGATCTTCATAGACCAATTGTTGACCCAAAGGATAAATACAAAGAGCAGAGCGAAGAGCTACACAAGTTCGGTAGATACATAATGGGTTGTATGCCAAAGTTTATTCAGCAGTTTTCCGTGTGGAAAGATGAGCTTACGGTGTACGTTGCTCCTTCTGGTTTGAGACCGGTGGGAGTTTTTCTCAGGGATCACACTTCAGCACAATTCAAGGCATGTATGGACGTTACTGCAGCCGATTATCCTACAAAACACAACAGATTCGACGTTATGTATGACTTGCTCTCTGTGAGATTTAACTCTAGAATTAGAATCAAAACATATGCTTCCGAGGTGAGTCCTGTGCCAAGTCTGGTTCCGGTGTGGCCTGGATGTAACTGGTTTGAGAGAGAGACTTATGATCTCTATGGTATTTTCTTTGAGGAACACCCggatttgagaagaatcttGACTGATTATGGTTTCGAAGGTCATCCACTTAGAAAGGATTTTCCTACCACCGGTTATACAGAAGTTCGATACGATgcagagaaaagaagaattgtCTACGAGCCTTTGGAAATGACTCAAGCATGGAGAAACTTCAGTGTAGGATCTTCTGTTTGGGATCAAGTTGGAGACGGTGTCGACGTTACTCCTGCTGACTTTAAGTTGCCAAAGCCTGAAattgaggaggaagaggataagaagaagggaaagaaaTGA